ATCAATATAGATTTCCAAATACATTTAAACTTCTCATAAATACAAGATTGTACGTATCAGCTAAAACTCGTACAAGATCGCTATgagtagggctgaacatggtgtcggttaaccgttggaaaccgaccgaaccagaccaataagaaagaaaccgaaccaaaccatttagatttggattggtttggtaaaaaaagttgaaaaaccaacattactggtttggttttggtttgacctgaaaaccgaaccaaaaaccattggggaaccgattaatttttaaacttagtttttaccatcgatttaaaagtattagattatacccattgatttagaggataaatagaaaccctaaatctaatatttcattatgatactctccctctttctctttctctcagccgcctcccttctccacccccaactacagctgctgttACTCGACTTTTTttttcccgtcttccttctttttatttgtcaataactaaattaagatatattatatatcttcttttgctctctagaattagagtaggctttaactattcttgatttttctttttttgtctatatatttgtgtaaaccaatactatcggcaactacgatttttttatctgtaaatttgtgtatttttttttggtttgacataattattggttaaccaaaaaccactgggacaaaccgaaaccaactggaaccatttggaaaccgaaccaatggttaatggattggtttggtttagatttttagaaaccaatagtattggtttcggttttggtttggctagaaaccgaaccaaaaccgaccatgaacagccctagctATGAGGCACGTTTACATATATTTATATAGTTTCGGTACTCTGTGACATTCCAGTAACAATTGTTAAATGCAACATCCGGTCAGTACATATATAGTTTCCTTTGCGACGTGATTTTTCTTGATAATACAGTTAGAACTGTGTGCTTATTGTATTTTGCGGTCAAATGATTTTTCGAGAATTGCAGGTAGAATGGACAATACAAATCTGTAATCTTTCGATGTCAATCTTTTTTTGCTTGGTGTTAATATATATACATTTGGTCGAGGTTTATTGTAGATGGTGCAAACCAAGCTTCTGAAAATAGCTGCAATTTGCAAATGACTTTATGCTAAAATTATTCGTAGCTCATCATATTTATAGTACAAGTATGAACATGTTGTTGGAAATTTTGGAATGCTTACATTAGTTTACATGGAGTCACATTTAGATGCAACAAACTTTGTAATCTTATACTTTTTAATTAGTTGTAACATTATGTTTACATCCACTCATACTTGCATTGTTTATTGATCAAGGGTATAATCTTGGCAATAATGATAGGGTAAATGATATAGAAACTGTCATAAAAAAATGTCAATTTTAATTGTATTTTCTACATTCATATTGTATTATGTTCaataattttgatttttattttagtgACAGCTCATGGATTCTTCTTTCTTTATTGCTTAGGGtatttccttgacaatttgtaccGTGGAAATTCACCTTGGGCCGTAGGTCCCGACTAAACCTTTTAATTTAAGATAATTATATTAACACACGTAGAAGTTGTAGGTCCAACTAATTCAAAATGCTGGGTAACTACAAAATGGTTGAGCGTCATCCGTAGGCCGAATACTTTGTTTTACACAAACACGAAAACTCTTCCTGTGTCTTGACAAACAACCCTCTAATAGTGGGATATGGGGGCAGGCACCATACGGGCTCGGGCTAAATTAGGCCAGTTTCGACAGGCTCCAAGCCCGAAACTAATGTTTAGCCAGGCCAGGCTATGCTAAGGCCTGCTCTTATTTGACCCCTCTAAGTCAGACACCGATTTTCTTCGCCCTTTCTCTCTCTGCGCTTGTTTTCTCTCCTGTTCCTCTCTCTCGCATGTGTATGTATTTGGATTATCCCTTCAATCATCATATTCGTTTCTAATCCTTTtcctcaaattagggtttcgattattCATTCCATATTTGTCTTTTTTGCAGAGACGGTGAAGAAGAGGGGTGATTTTAGGGTTCGTAATCATCAACCAATTTCCACAGATAGTCAACACAAAACGGTATGGATATGATTTCCAGTTTTATCTCTCTCATCCCCCTCTCTTATAATTGAAAGGGGTCGGTTGATAATTGGAATTCAGTTAATAATAATGTTCAAATTATCTGTTACACAGTGTGATTATAGTTAGTTCGTTTCATGGAGGTGCAAATTTGGGTTAATTGTTAAAAAACCTAAGAGGATTAGAAGGTCTGTCTGTAAATTTGAAATGGGTTGTAATGGTCCTCGTGATATGGATGATGAGCCTTTGTCTGGGTTGTCATCGGTTTCCAATTGTTTGTTTGGAGTGGAAACAACAGCGCCAGAGGAAGTTGGAAATGTTAGTAAGGGGTGTGAAAGTGATATTGTTGAACATCTTTCTGAACGGGTTACGGAATCATTAGATTTAGATTATGATGATactggagatggagatggagatgacATGGGTTTTGGAGAGGGAATGTGTTCTGAAGAAGCTTGTCTCATATCTAATTCATTTCTAGATATAGAGGATCGACCTGCCGTGTTCCTTTCTCCTGGATGTAGTAATGCAGTTACCAATGTGAACTCCTCCGTTGTTCAAGATGTTGTGTCGGTTAGTAGGGATGGGCAAGAAAATCGGTCCTGGAACAATGATCTCTCTTTATCAGTGAAAATATTACAGGATGAAGCTTGTGTAAGTGAGCTTTGTCCTGAGGAAAGTTCTCAGGTGGGTCAGTTATGTTGTTTGGTGGGCACTCAGGAATTGTTAATGGGAAGGAAAGTGTTTCAACATGAGGGTGGCATAATTAGCACGGCACAAGACAAAGAAATGTGCTTTCTGAAGTCACCCTTGAACACTTCACCGAGTAAATGCACCCAGCGATGTGAACAGGAGGATCCTAAGATGTTTGTACCTTCAGGTGAGTCGGAAGAGAAGCATTATATTTTGCCTGGGTCCTCAATCGCGCTAACAACCCAAGTATCACATACAGAAGAAGGCAACTTTAACACAAGTGAAAGTCCACAGAGTAATCGCACCCAGCAAAATGAGTACAAGGATGATGAGATTTTTGTACCTTCAGATGAAGCGGATAAAGTTTGCAAGGAGAATGTGGAAGAAAGACATAATGCTTTACCTGCTGAGAGCAATGGGATGACCCATTTACCGGATACACAGGAGAATAACTCTTGTAATTTAATTGAAGGGCCTCCCAACTTGGCCTCTGAGTGTGCCATTGAAGATTCGGCATCTTTACTGTTATCTCAGCACTTGGGTGTCGTGAGTATTAGCTCATTTAATTGTTCGGTGACACAAAATCATCAGGAAATAGATAGTTTGGCTGATGCTTCGGCTTGTAGTTTAATTGACTCTACTGTGCAGACATTCAATGAAATAAAAGATACTGTTGAAGCAGATTTTGCTTCCACATCCACATTTACAGACATTGTACATTTATCTCCGCAAATAAGGACGCAGCAAAGTAAATCCAGTGAcatgattccaagaagaaaaactGCACGGTTAAGAACACTTGTCAATAGCATTGTTCCAGCTAAACCCATTGCTATTTCCTCGGAGATCTCCAGAGGGAAAAGAAGTTGTCCGTCTAAACAGGCACGCTCCTCAATTTGGGGAACACTGGGAAATATTATGGATGTCTTTACGGAACATGATGGTCTTGTTAAGCATGAGCCTGAACCTGAGCCGCAGTTCAATCAAATGGAGAAACAAAGGtccaataaaagaaataatggacaAGTAGGTAAAAGGCGAAAGAGCTCTCGAGCTGGTGGGAATTCTCGCACTCCAAGGAAAGCAAAATCCTGTGTTACAACTGGTCGTATTCGTTTGAAGGTtaaaattgaggaggaagatcgAGGTCAAACAAGTCCTAATGTTGTGCCCCCTGATGTTATTGAATCTTTGGAGTCTGTGCCAATTGTTGCTGGTGAGATTTCCTCCAAACCAGTATTTTCTGGAGAAATTTCAGAATTGGTGAATGATGTCGAATGCAAGATGGCAGAAATTGTTCATGACACTGGTGCTGACCTGGAAAATTTAGTCACTTTTCAAGGTTCGTCGGTTCAGGAATTTCTTCACCATGGGGATAAGTATACTGCAGACCTGGAAAACTCTGTCACTTTTCGAGGTGCTTCTGTAGAGAGCACTGGGGCACATGATATTTCCGTTGGAAGCACATTGAGTAATTGTTCTTGGGTTTCCTCACAAAATAAGATGGAGACCTTGGTAGAGGCTGTTGATTGTAGGTACACAGATCCCGGAACATCACCTGATTCAGAAGTGATTAACTTAGTCCAGGAGGATACTGCTGGTACAAGAGAAAGCATGCTTCATGACTCTGTTTGCATTGAGGCATGTCCCGGGGGATCATCTATTGTCTCAGGACCTGATGAACTTGGAGAAAGGTTTAAAGTGGAAACTATTCTTCAGAGCTTTGAAACATCTGGGGGGTTGTTTCCGACTAGTAAACCTGCTGGTTTGAAGCTTCCAAAATGTCCTAAATCCATTTCTGGACTTAGCAAGCGCAGATCACGTGCCCCTGATTCAGCAAGGCGAGCGGTTGGAAGCACTCCTCCAAAGCAGAAAGGAGATTCCCGGAAGTCTGTTAACAAGGGGAAAAGCAAGAAGGAGGGTACTTTGTCCCTGGCTATGTCTAAAGGAGAAATTCAACTAGAAACTGATGAAGGTGCTGATATCTTTCCAAAGATGGGAAATCATTCAGAATTGCAAGGCTTACCTGAATTGAACAGTTAGTTTCTGCTTAACCTGTAGCTTTTGTTTTCAAATGGTTAATTCATATGTACTATTTCATACCTTTGCAGTCAGTAACCAAACCTCACACATGGTTTTGCAGGTAGTAATATTATGGGGGCCCCATCTGATGCTCAAGCTcaagaaaaacctaaaattgacaaCAAAATTGCACCTGAAGACTTTTCTGAGTCATCGGTGTCAAATGCTTTTGACCAGCAGTTATTACCTTCTAGAAATGCATGGGTTCTTTGCGACGATTGTCATAAGTGGCGTTGTATACCAGCTGTACTTGCCGATTCCATAGAGGAAACAAACTGCCAATGGTAGGCATGCCATGGCACTGTGTCATTTTCTAAAATGTGTTATCTCTTGATGAGTAGTATGCACACAAATTATGTTTATCTTGTTTAAGTTTGTTAGACTATTATGTAATAGGACCAAGATAGACAAATGTAACTAGACAATAATAAAACAGATGCTTGCGTATTTATTGTAGTTTAGAATTATATGCATTTTAGGATATTGGAAATCACATTAGAAGCTTAATAATCATTTGTAGTTGGTCCTACAATCTTTACTGCCTGTAAGATAGGTGTGATCCCCGAGAATCTGTACAGTTTGATAGTTCTGATTCTTAACTTTCCTTTCAAATTAAGGACGTGCAAGGAGAACATGGACAAGGCATTTGCAGACTGTTCAATTCCTCAAGAGAAGACAAATGCAGAAATAAATGCGGAGCTGGACATATCAGATGCATCTTGTGAGGAAGATGTTTGTAATGCACAATCAACTCGTAAGGGAGTTGAAGCCAAGAAGATATCAGGTATACATGTCTACTTAAGATTTTGAGGAATCTATTGGGTGACTGTGGATCTGTATGGTCtttgatcttgacagacttctctGCTGCTATTCTAGATTCCAAACCAGCTTCCTGGACGCTTATTAAGACCAACTCTTTCTTACATCGTAAACGTAAAACCCAAGTCATTGATGAGGTTTGAACTACTGATTTCTTATGTATTATTTTTAGATTTCTTTCGTTAATGTAATTTACAATCTATCTCCAATGCTTATCTAGTCTACACTATAACAACTAAATGTGTCTTGGATAGCTTCGTAATTTTATAGAACTTTATGTACTTTTTATTTTGTCATCCCATTATAAATAGTAGTATTAGCCTCTATTTGGAGATCTCACATCTGACTATCTAGACTTTAGAATGTCAAGGAAGAGTACTGTACCTGTTAAAATGACAGAGTTTGCCCATGCTTTTATCCAGAAGTGTTGGTTGAACTCTAACTAGCTGTTGAGTTTCAGTCTTTCAGCTGCTATACCTAATACTGGATCTATTAATTTCCAACAGATAATGGTGTGTCACTGCAAGCCACCTCAAGATGGCCAGCTTGGTTGCGGAGATGAGTGCCTGAATCGGCTGCTTAATATTGAATGTGTTCATGGGACCTGCCCTTGTGGCGATCTTTGTTCAAATCAGCAAGTAAGTTCAGCAGTTGCTACTTATTCTCATGTATATCTGTAGTAAATACAGCATCTTATATACATATGCTTGTCTGCAGTTCCAGAAACGCAAATATGCAAAATTTCAGTGGTTTCGTTGTGGAAAAAAGGGATTTGGGCTGCAGTTGCAGCAAAATGTACCTGAAGGGGCATTTCTTATTGAATATGTTGGAGAGGTAAACTGCAATACACTCTTTTGTTTTTCTCATTCCAAAAGGAGGCATACGTTACAGAGTCTTGATAATCCTTAAGAGCAGATTAAGAGACTGCTCCTTGGTGAGCTTAACTATTAACGGAAAGAAATCTCCCAGAAATCATTGTAGAGGAGGAATTGCACTCTATTTGGGCTGTGTTTTGCTTCTAAACTGAGCTAATTTTCACATCCATTACCTATTGATCAAGCTGGATGGTATATGCTAAATTACTCACTAAAACTGCTTCAAGAAATAGAAATGTATTTTTGATACTTTATTAGATATACGAGGAGATGCACCAACTAGTCATTTGTCTGCTAAGGCAGTTACCTGTATGGTATATATTGGTTGCATTTAAAATAGTGTCCCTCTACATCTTGCTGATTATTGTAGTGGCATTGCTGTTTTTACTGGCTTTGTGTTTGCCTTTTGGGCTTATGTAAGACGGAGTTTGTCTGCATAAAATTCGTTGCCGAAAGTTTTTAACTGAGACCAATTCAATGATCTCTTTTAAGCAATctcttatgaaaatatcatatCATATAAAATATATAGCACCAGAAAATGTTGGTGTAACATGCATCTTAAGTTGGATGGATTAGAAAACTTTGAAATTTCATGGCTATTAGATAGGAAG
This genomic stretch from Papaver somniferum cultivar HN1 chromosome 5, ASM357369v1, whole genome shotgun sequence harbors:
- the LOC113283281 gene encoding histone-lysine N-methyltransferase ASHH2-like; protein product: MGCNGPRDMDDEPLSGLSSVSNCLFGVETTAPEEVGNVSKGCESDIVEHLSERVTESLDLDYDDTGDGDGDDMGFGEGMCSEEACLISNSFLDIEDRPAVFLSPGCSNAVTNVNSSVVQDVVSVSRDGQENRSWNNDLSLSVKILQDEACVSELCPEESSQVGQLCCLVGTQELLMGRKVFQHEGGIISTAQDKEMCFLKSPLNTSPSKCTQRCEQEDPKMFVPSGESEEKHYILPGSSIALTTQVSHTEEGNFNTSESPQSNRTQQNEYKDDEIFVPSDEADKVCKENVEERHNALPAESNGMTHLPDTQENNSCNLIEGPPNLASECAIEDSASLLLSQHLGVVSISSFNCSVTQNHQEIDSLADASACSLIDSTVQTFNEIKDTVEADFASTSTFTDIVHLSPQIRTQQSKSSDMIPRRKTARLRTLVNSIVPAKPIAISSEISRGKRSCPSKQARSSIWGTLGNIMDVFTEHDGLVKHEPEPEPQFNQMEKQRSNKRNNGQVGKRRKSSRAGGNSRTPRKAKSCVTTGRIRLKVKIEEEDRGQTSPNVVPPDVIESLESVPIVAGEISSKPVFSGEISELVNDVECKMAEIVHDTGADLENLVTFQGSSVQEFLHHGDKYTADLENSVTFRGASVESTGAHDISVGSTLSNCSWVSSQNKMETLVEAVDCRYTDPGTSPDSEVINLVQEDTAGTRESMLHDSVCIEACPGGSSIVSGPDELGERFKVETILQSFETSGGLFPTSKPAGLKLPKCPKSISGLSKRRSRAPDSARRAVGSTPPKQKGDSRKSVNKGKSKKEGTLSLAMSKGEIQLETDEGADIFPKMGNHSELQGLPELNSSNIMGAPSDAQAQEKPKIDNKIAPEDFSESSVSNAFDQQLLPSRNAWVLCDDCHKWRCIPAVLADSIEETNCQWTCKENMDKAFADCSIPQEKTNAEINAELDISDASCEEDVCNAQSTRKGVEAKKISDSKPASWTLIKTNSFLHRKRKTQVIDEIMVCHCKPPQDGQLGCGDECLNRLLNIECVHGTCPCGDLCSNQQFQKRKYAKFQWFRCGKKGFGLQLQQNVPEGAFLIEYVGEVLDVHSYEVRQKEYASRGQKHFYFMTLNGSEVIDACGKGNLGRFINHSCDPNCRTEKWMVNGEVCVGLFALRDLKKGEEVTFDYNYVRVFGAAAKRCKCGSSVCRGYIGGDPSNTEVVVQGDSDEEYPEPSMITEDSYYVDFVDENSDSSLADGAIVEHGECTVNASDTVCTSSIKQAEQSPEKGSVSVSSFEPLVSITAEGTAREFPPHGPGVLLQTQDTMFKSSLGFPSSQTQDATSSAPITQPLETSVTTKLISKSLSDSDPANKKQISERLEEKSNISKPQPVVKSSRPSVSVKKVKSNSSAVTSSKARFVANKPKKLLEATSSNRLEGVEDKLNELLDSDGGISKRKDATKGYLKLLLVTAASGDNVNGEAVQSTRDLSIILDALLKTKSRMVLADIISKNGLQMLHNVMKHNRRNFNKTPIIRKLLKALEYLAVKKILTIEQINRVPPRAEIESFRESILELTRHSDVQVHQIARNFRDTWIPRPTCTPRPNRRYGYPNRENGNLELHNGSSFNRTSVSRKRWHDNDGVKPMEDINSHLHIGSSDPATDGCRNNGANIRKRKSRWDQPEVNAKVPERTEVDENLKGKQKMELNAHHTDMELAGERNIPNGCYQSNLSQGDLVQEIHDDAPPGFPAPFSSSPTLVSNTSSSTASPSSFLRETNTDCGYCELVTGCIQSRYMSHLTVSYGIPLSFVEQLGTTEAGVLDSWVTAPSIPFHPFPPLPRFPREESNSLTSPSSTMKHNGGGCKEEVLREGNWHQEDINMTSTSGRARPPEGSATWGRGNNCKRMVDEPMRYSSAGSGNLGQRYFRQRKWNSNRRNGPPWSARRNNGMGWKESSNNSPRNGVQNLDLGNVENLHGDRGESENKNNASTVFQERPQYGYE